AGGATCTCGCCGATGAACTCGCCGCGATGGAATTCGTGTGGGACGAAGCCGGACGCGGCAATTTCGCCCGGGCCGAAGCCGACGCGATCATCAGGATCCTGGGGAGCATCCTCGATCGGTATCAGCTTCCACAGGCGCCGTATGAAGCTGCCGGTCCGCGGTACCAGGCGGTGCATGCCGTCAACACGGCATTGCTGGCGATGGTCGCCGGAAGCTCCTGGCTCGACCGCGGTGGTCGTCAACGGATCGGACTGGCTGCGCTCCTCCACGATATCGGAATGGCGCGCCTGCCGTCGGATCTCGGCGAACGTGAGACCTTGACGGTCTCGGAACGTGCCCTGGTCGAAACACACCCGGTTGAGGGGGCGAAGCTGCTCCTTGGCGTTGGCGCGCCGGGCCTGGAGCTCGCCGCCATCGTCGCGTTTGAACATCATCTTCGTCCTGACGGGGCAGGATATCCCGCGCGACGATTTCGCCCGTCAGTCCATTGGGCCAGCCGCCTGATTGGAACCTGCGCGACCTTCGCTGCGCTCCGGGCGCCTCGACCGTTCCGGCCGCCCTGGCCGGCCGACCGCGCAACCGAGTTCGTGCGAACCAACACTGGATCGCTGTTTGATGCCGACGCCGCCCACCTGCTGCTCACCGCGGTCGCGCCTCGGTAACGCCCGCACCGTCGCTGCTGTTTTGCCGATGCGCCAATCCCGGTATTTTCGCACATGTCTCCACGTATCCGGATCGCGTGTGCCGCGCTGCTCTTTTCGACCGGCGGTGCCGCGATCAAGGCCGCCGATTTCACGGCGTGGCAGGTCGCCTCGTTCCGATCGGGAATCGCGGCGCTCACGCTGCTGATCCTGGTGCCGCAGGCACGCCGCGGCATCGGCTGGAAGCCGGCGCTGGTCGGCATCGCCTACGCTGCAACGCTCGTGCTCTTCGTACTGGCCAACCGGCTGACCACCAGCGCGAATACCATCTACCTCCAATCCACGGCACCGCTCTACGTCCTCCTGCTTGCGCCGTTCCTCCTCCGCGAACGGATCCGGCGCAGCGACCTGCCGATCATCGCCGCGGTCTTCGGTGGTCTGATCCTCGTCTTCCTCGGCGTCGACCATCCGAGTGCGACCGCCCCGGATCCTGCACGCGGCAACCTCCTCGCCGCCGGCAGCGGTGTGACGTATGCCTTCCTTCTCATCGGATTGCGCTGGCTGGGTCGCGGCGACACCGTCGACCGAGGCGTTCCTGCCGTGCTGCTCGGCAACTGTTTTGCCTGTCTCGCGGCCCTTCCGATGGCGATGCCGGTGGGCGTCCATCCCTGGCACGCTTGGACTGTGATCCTGTATCTGGGCATCTTCCAGATCGCCGGGGCGTACCTGCTGATCACCTCGGCCTTGCGACACATTCCGGCGATCGAGGCGTCCCTGATGCTCCTGGTGGAAACGGCGTTCAATCCGGTCTGGTCGTGGCTGGTCCTCGGTGAAGTCCCCGCCGCGCTCGCGCTGGTGGGAGGCGGACTCATCGTCGGTGCCACGATCCTGCAGGCGATTCGCGCGCCGTCACCGGTTCCCGTGCCGGATCTTGTCTGATGGCTGATGCGCTCATCGAGACGGTGCGCGTCATTGACGGCGATTCGCCGCTCTGGCCGCTGCACGAATGGCGACTGATGCACAGCGTCCTCGCGCTTGGGGTGCCGCTTCCGGCGCTCGAACGTCCGCGCGGCGGTCCCGATCGCGTCGTCCGGATCGAAATCGCGGATGGGATGGCGCAGATCACCGAACGCGAAGTCGAAGCCGACGAGTCACTGGCGTTGGCGAGCTCGCCGGCCCCGCATCGCGGCTACCCGCACAAGATCGGCGCGCGCGCCTGGCTGGAAGCGGCGCGGGCGACGGGGCGCGCGGCAGCCGCCGACGACGCGCTGCTCTTCGATAGCGAGAATCGCCTCGTCGAAGCGACCCGGTGGGCGGTTGGCTGGTGGGACGGCGAGACGCTCTGCTTCCCGCCGTTCGCCTTGGGCGGCCTTCGCAGTGTGGCAAGGGCGCGCCTCACCGAGATGGCTCGCGGAGGACTCCGGGAAGCGGTGCTCACTCGCGATCAGCTCGCCAAACGATCGTTCCTCGCCTGCAATGCCGCGCGGGGCGTGATTCCGGTGGGAATGCTCGACGGGACACCGCTCGGTGGAAACCCGCGCACGGCGGCGCTTGCGCGGCGATTCTGGCAGCGGACTACGGCTTGACCGGTTCGGCGCCGGGGACCATTTTGCACCTCGCGGCACCGTGGTGCCTGTAGCTCAATTGGTTAGAGCGCCGCACTGTGGCTGCGGAGGTTGCGGGTTCAATCCCCGTCAGGCACCCTTGCCACGCCTCGCGAAGGTCCGTAGCTCAATTGGTAGAGCACCGGTCTCCAAAACCGGGGGTTGCAGGTTCGATTCCTGCCGGGCCTGTGGTGTTGCGCGATCGGCCCCGCCGATTCGGGGGGACGACTTGTTATATTCGCCCCCGCTGCGGCGCTATCGTCTAGGGGCCCAGGACACAGCCCTCTCAAGGCTGGAACACGGGTTCGAATCCCGTTAGCGCTATGTGGGATGTTGTGCGGGAAAAGGGCCCCATCGTCTATCGGTTAGGACAAGACCCTTTCAAGGTCTAGAGACGGGTTCGATTCCCGTTGGGGCTATGCCAGTTTCGCCTCGATAGCTCAATTGGTAGAGCACGTGACTCTTAATCACTAGGTTCCAGGTTCGAGTCCTGGTCGGGGCATTCTCCGCCGTCACACCCCCGTGACGGCGGCTTTTTTTCGCCAGTCGTTATGTTGGGAGCGCTCCCTCCGCCACACCTCATCGAGGAGTTCCCGTGTCGCGCCGGACGTTTGCCCTCGCCGCCTCCCTCGCACTGACCATCGGTGCTGCGTTCTCGCTCTCTGCCCAGGAAAAGCCGACCGCAGACCAGCAGAAACTGATCAACGGAACCTGGAAGCTCGACCCTGCTCGCAGCGACGCCGTGGGTGCTAGCGCGCTCAACTCGATGCGAGGCGGCGAGGGCGGGTTTGCCCGGCCGAGTGGTGGCGGTGGCCGGGGTGGTGGCGGCGGAGGTGGCGGCAAGGGGAAGGGCCGCCAACAGGCGCCTGTGCCTGACAGTTCTGCAGCGGCGGCGGCCAGCGCCGACGCGGCGCGCAATCAGGAGATGGAAGCGAGCACCCTGCGCGATCCGCATATGGCGATCATTCTCTCCGATTTTGCCCCCGGCGCGAAGATGATCATCGCGACCAACGACTCGACGGTCGCGATCGCCGTCGCAGCAGGGCAATCCAGCTACAAGACCGATGGTCACAAGCGGCAGGATGCCCAGATGGACGGCAGCATCATCGAGACGGAAGCCGGCTGGAAGGACGGAACGCTTGCCGTGGCGCACGGCGTGACCGGCGTCGCGATGCTGACCCGCGAGTTCAAGCCGAACAAGGATGGCAGCGTCCTCGAGATCAAGGAGACGGTCGAAGCTGGCGGCGGGAAGCTGCAGAAGAAACTCGTCTTCACGCGGGAGTAACCTGCGGTGACTGACGTTCTTCATCACCTGATCGGCGGCGAGTTCCGTCCCGGATCGTCGAGCACCATCCTCGAACGGCACAACCCGTCGAATCCGTCGGATGTCGTCGCGCGAACCTCCCTGGCGGCAGCAGACGACGTCGACGCCGCGGTGGCTGCCGCTGTGGCGGCGTTCCCGGCGTGGCGCCGACAGAGCGGGCCGGCCCGGGCCGAGATCCTGCACCGCTGGGGTGACGCAATCACGGCTCGCGCCGCTGAGCTCGCCGGCGCCATGGCGCGCGAGGTCGGCAAGCCGATCAGCGAAGCGCGCGGTGAAGTGGCGCGCGCCACCGTGATCTGCCGCTATTACGCCGGCGAAGCGGTGCGCGAAGTGGGCGACGTGATTCCGGCGCAGGCTGCCGACGTCTTGCAGTTCACCCTTCGCGACCCGCTGGGACCGGTCGCGCTGATCACGCCATGGAACTTTCCGCTCGCCATCCCGCTGTGGAAGGCGGCGCCCGCCCTTGCCTTCGGCAACACCGTGGTGCTCAAGCCATCGGAACACGCTCCGCTGGTGTCGCAACTGCTCGCGGAAACCGCAACCGC
This region of Gemmatimonadales bacterium genomic DNA includes:
- a CDS encoding HD domain-containing phosphohydrolase — protein: MSDAVAFLHALSQALAAMSLYSPGHPATKRSSHVVWNALVALCAADATPTFLFLGLAPIYNGRPLHELRDWPWSRRLADAGVQRLEFDTGATPELVVAMLERIVLRLTTGKPRADESETPLTGIRFGPVAVEDSTAGAQGTIPGGGTAIPFEDLADELAAMEFVWDEAGRGNFARAEADAIIRILGSILDRYQLPQAPYEAAGPRYQAVHAVNTALLAMVAGSSWLDRGGRQRIGLAALLHDIGMARLPSDLGERETLTVSERALVETHPVEGAKLLLGVGAPGLELAAIVAFEHHLRPDGAGYPARRFRPSVHWASRLIGTCATFAALRAPRPFRPPWPADRATEFVRTNTGSLFDADAAHLLLTAVAPR
- a CDS encoding DMT family transporter — translated: MSPRIRIACAALLFSTGGAAIKAADFTAWQVASFRSGIAALTLLILVPQARRGIGWKPALVGIAYAATLVLFVLANRLTTSANTIYLQSTAPLYVLLLAPFLLRERIRRSDLPIIAAVFGGLILVFLGVDHPSATAPDPARGNLLAAGSGVTYAFLLIGLRWLGRGDTVDRGVPAVLLGNCFACLAALPMAMPVGVHPWHAWTVILYLGIFQIAGAYLLITSALRHIPAIEASLMLLVETAFNPVWSWLVLGEVPAALALVGGGLIVGATILQAIRAPSPVPVPDLV
- a CDS encoding aminotransferase class IV, encoding MADALIETVRVIDGDSPLWPLHEWRLMHSVLALGVPLPALERPRGGPDRVVRIEIADGMAQITEREVEADESLALASSPAPHRGYPHKIGARAWLEAARATGRAAAADDALLFDSENRLVEATRWAVGWWDGETLCFPPFALGGLRSVARARLTEMARGGLREAVLTRDQLAKRSFLACNAARGVIPVGMLDGTPLGGNPRTAALARRFWQRTTA